One Halobacterium zhouii genomic region harbors:
- a CDS encoding DUF7521 family protein, giving the protein MVALSTLELVYVFFSIALAVSGLAMVSLAANAYLQTDRREMLSLAVGFCIIVAAAIATTISAFEQGFDNALVLLTVNYALTTVGYLFVISSVLGE; this is encoded by the coding sequence ATGGTAGCGCTGTCGACGCTGGAACTCGTCTACGTGTTCTTCAGCATCGCGCTCGCGGTCTCCGGGCTGGCGATGGTGTCGCTCGCGGCCAACGCCTACCTCCAGACCGACCGCCGGGAGATGCTCTCGCTGGCGGTCGGATTCTGCATCATCGTCGCGGCGGCGATCGCCACCACCATCTCCGCGTTCGAGCAGGGTTTCGACAACGCGCTCGTTCTCCTCACTGTGAACTACGCGCTCACGACGGTCGGCTACCTCTTCGTCATCAGCAGCGTGCTCGGGGAGTGA
- a CDS encoding IMPACT family protein: MSEAYHTIAERNKAAFEVQGSEFVGYAAPAATVEEAEAFVAAVEERNADATHNVPCYRVRVESGGPGTGYMLREYQSDDGEPTGSAGKPALNVLQQRDVENAVVVVTRYYGGTNLGVGGLARAYSRAVKDAVDAAGVIEQVPQERFTVTVEYDDSGTVRGILESADCEFDAEYGEDVAFDVTVAREDADALRERIADATSGRAAVE, from the coding sequence ATGAGCGAGGCGTACCACACCATCGCCGAACGAAATAAGGCGGCCTTCGAGGTGCAGGGCTCGGAGTTCGTCGGGTACGCTGCGCCCGCGGCGACCGTCGAGGAGGCGGAGGCGTTCGTCGCGGCGGTCGAGGAGCGGAACGCGGACGCGACGCACAACGTGCCGTGCTATCGGGTGCGCGTCGAATCGGGCGGACCCGGGACCGGGTACATGCTCCGGGAGTACCAGTCCGACGACGGCGAGCCGACGGGGTCGGCGGGGAAACCCGCGCTGAACGTGCTCCAGCAGCGCGACGTGGAGAACGCGGTGGTCGTCGTCACGCGGTACTACGGCGGCACGAACCTCGGCGTCGGCGGCCTCGCACGGGCGTACTCGCGGGCGGTGAAGGACGCCGTCGACGCCGCCGGAGTCATCGAGCAGGTGCCACAGGAGCGATTCACCGTCACCGTGGAGTACGACGACTCGGGGACGGTGCGCGGTATCCTGGAGAGTGCGGACTGTGAATTCGACGCCGAGTACGGCGAGGACGTGGCGTTCGACGTGACCGTCGCACGCGAGGACGCCGACGCTCTCCGGGAGCGCATCGCTGACGCGACGAGCGGGCGGGCGGCGGTGGAATAG